In the genome of Arthrobacter sp. PAMC25284, the window TCCCGTCGCCGTCAAGGCCCGCGTCTCCGTCGAGGCCGGCCTGGCCCTGGGCTGGAAGGAATTCGTCGGCGACGCCGGCCGTTCCATCAGCCTTGAGCACTTTGGCGCCTCAGCAGACTACAAGCGTCTGTTCCAGGAGTTCGGCATCACGGCAGAAGCGGTCGCTGCCGCCGCCAAGGACTCCTTCGCCGCCGCAGGAAACTAACCCGCGCAACAGCTTGCGGCCGGCGCCGCGGCACCGCCCCACCCGGGGCTCCCGAGGCGCCGCCGCAAGCTGTCAGCCGTCCATCATTTTCGAAGGAAGAAGCAGAAACCATGACCAACGCAACACCCACCGCCCAGCTTTCCGCCGCCGGTGTGTCCATCTGGTTGGACGACCTCTCCCGCGAACGGCTCTCCAGCGGCAGCCTCCAGAAGCTCATCGACGAAAAGAACGTCGTTGGCGTGACCACCAATCCGTCCATCTTCCAGGCCGCGATTACCTCCGGCACGGACTATGACGCAAAGATCGCAGCGCAGGCCGCGGCCGGTGCCAGCGTCGAAGAGACGATTTTCGAGATCACCACCGCCGACGTCGCTGACGCCTGCGACCTCTTCGCTCCGGTCGCCGCCGCCACCAAGGGCGTCGACGGCCGTGTCTCCATCGAGGTCGACCCCCGCCTGGCGTGGGACACCGAAGGCACAATTGCTGAGGCCAAACACCTCTACAAGAAGGTCGACAAGGACAACGTCCTTATTAAGATCCCGGCCACGCTCGAAGGCCTCCCGGCCATCACTGCAACCCTGGGCGAAGGCATCAGCGTCAACGTCACCCTGATCTTCTCCTTGAAGCGCTACCGGGCAGTCATCAACGCATTCCAGTCCGGCCTGGAACTGGCCAAGGAAAACGGCCACGATCTCTCCACGATCCACTCGGTGGCATCGTTCTTCGTCTCCCGGGTGGACTCCGAGATCGACAAGCGCCTCGATGCCCTCGGTACCGAGGAAGCCAAGGCACTCAAGGGCAAGGCAGGCGTTGCCAATGCCCGCCTCGCCTACCAGGTCTACGAAGATCTTTTCTCCACCGGGCGCTGGGCAGTCCTGGCGGAAGCCGGCGCACTCCCGCAGCGTCCCCTGTGGGCCTCCACCGGCGTCAAGGATCCGGCTTACCCCGACACCCTGTACGTCACCGGACTGGTTGCTGCCGACGTCGTGAACACCATGCCCGAAAAGACCCTCGACGCCACCTTCGACCACGGAGTAGTCACCGGTGACAGCATCACCGGCACCTACAAGGAAGCAAAGAGCGTACTCACCGCCCTCGAAGGCCTCGGCGTCTCCTACAACGAGGTAGTCGCCCTGCTGGAATCCGAAGGCCTGGACAAGTTCGTGGCCAGCTGGAAGGAACTCCTGGCCGACGTCGAAGGCGCCCTCGCCACCGCACGGACGGCCTCCTAACCCACCAAGCACTCTCGGTTGCGTGGAGACCCACCGGGTCTCCACGCCCCGGTGCTGATCCGAAAGCTCTGACCGCCACCGAAAGGCAGACATCATGTCCGTTTCACCCCTGCAGTGCTGCATCAACCCCAGCATCCTCTCGGCCGACTTCGTCAATCTCGAGGCAGAGCTGGCCCGCATCAGCAACGCCGATGCCGTGCACGTGGATGTCATGGACAACCACTTCGTGCCGAACCTGACCATCGGCCTGCCCGTCGTGGAACGGCTGCAAAAGGTCAGCCCCGTGCCATTGGACGCCCACCTGATGATTTCCAACGTGGACCGCTGGGCGCCGCAGTTCGCCGACGCCGGCCTGTCCTCGGTGACATTCCACGTCGAGGCCTCCGACGCCCCGATCAAACTCGCCCGCGAACTTCGCGCGCGCGGGGCCAAAGCGGGCATGGCACTGCGCCCGGCCACCCCGGTCGAACCGTACCTGGACATGCTCCCCGAACTGGACATGCTGTTGATCATGACGGTGGAGCCAGGCTTTGGCGGCCAGGCCTTCCTGGACGTCATGTTGCCCAAGATCCGCCGTGCCCGCGCGGCAATCGACGGTTCGGGCGTGAACGTGGCCATCCAGGTCGACGGCGGCATCACGGAGGAAACCATCACCCGGGCCGCGGAGGCCGGCGCCAACGTCTTCGTGGCCGGTTCAGCCGTGTACGGCAGGCCCTCGCCTGCGGACGCCATCGAGTCACTGCGCGCGAACGGCCAGCTCGCCTTCGGCTAAGCCGTGATCCACCGATGCAGTGTGGAGTTCACTCCCGTGAATGCGGCAACTTTTCACCTGACCAGCGTTTTTTAACTGACCGGCGACGGCAACTTTGATCGACCGTCGCATCCCACCAAGCCTGAAGGATC includes:
- the tal gene encoding transaldolase, which gives rise to MTNATPTAQLSAAGVSIWLDDLSRERLSSGSLQKLIDEKNVVGVTTNPSIFQAAITSGTDYDAKIAAQAAAGASVEETIFEITTADVADACDLFAPVAAATKGVDGRVSIEVDPRLAWDTEGTIAEAKHLYKKVDKDNVLIKIPATLEGLPAITATLGEGISVNVTLIFSLKRYRAVINAFQSGLELAKENGHDLSTIHSVASFFVSRVDSEIDKRLDALGTEEAKALKGKAGVANARLAYQVYEDLFSTGRWAVLAEAGALPQRPLWASTGVKDPAYPDTLYVTGLVAADVVNTMPEKTLDATFDHGVVTGDSITGTYKEAKSVLTALEGLGVSYNEVVALLESEGLDKFVASWKELLADVEGALATARTAS
- the rpe gene encoding ribulose-phosphate 3-epimerase, which produces MSVSPLQCCINPSILSADFVNLEAELARISNADAVHVDVMDNHFVPNLTIGLPVVERLQKVSPVPLDAHLMISNVDRWAPQFADAGLSSVTFHVEASDAPIKLARELRARGAKAGMALRPATPVEPYLDMLPELDMLLIMTVEPGFGGQAFLDVMLPKIRRARAAIDGSGVNVAIQVDGGITEETITRAAEAGANVFVAGSAVYGRPSPADAIESLRANGQLAFG